One window of Marinomonas primoryensis genomic DNA carries:
- a CDS encoding YaeQ family protein, with amino-acid sequence MATKATVYKASVQVSDMDRNHYQSYDLTLALHPSETEERMMVRLAAFALLADEKEGGEQLGFSKGISTEDEPDLWQKNYSDEILLWVELGQPDEKRLRKACGRAQQVVVVNYNDKSDIWWEQNKGKNSRFDNMRVLQFSEVQVQALAKICTRSMQLNVTIQDSEMWISGELGECALTPMWRGES; translated from the coding sequence ATGGCGACAAAAGCAACAGTTTATAAAGCATCGGTTCAAGTGTCTGATATGGACCGAAACCATTACCAAAGTTATGATTTAACCTTGGCATTACACCCTTCTGAAACCGAAGAGCGAATGATGGTTCGCTTGGCGGCGTTTGCTTTGTTAGCAGATGAAAAAGAAGGCGGTGAACAGTTAGGTTTTTCTAAGGGAATTAGCACAGAAGATGAGCCAGATCTTTGGCAGAAGAATTATTCCGATGAAATTTTACTGTGGGTGGAACTAGGTCAGCCAGATGAAAAGCGTTTACGAAAAGCCTGTGGGCGTGCTCAACAAGTAGTGGTCGTGAACTATAATGACAAATCAGATATTTGGTGGGAACAAAATAAAGGCAAAAATAGCCGTTTTGATAACATGCGAGTGTTGCAGTTTTCAGAAGTACAAGTACAAGCTTTGGCGAAAATTTGTACGCGCTCTATGCAGCTAAATGTCACGATTCAAGACAGCGAAATGTGGATCTCTGGTGAGTTGGGCGAATGCGCGTTAACACCAATGTGGCGAGGCGAGTCATAA
- a CDS encoding S24 family peptidase yields the protein MRVSYLGSSESAAFIAANSIRIPLYSESAKLSPKSQPSKDKSLDLNTLCIQNPTSTFFVRAQGESIAKVDIQTGDVLVADRSLTARHGDIVIAYEHGKMSVMILELKPDVLLRPKNKAYAASAAPVVTSETSSLEIFGVVTSVVRQLDRG from the coding sequence ATGCGCGTTTCGTATCTTGGTTCTTCAGAGTCTGCTGCTTTCATTGCGGCAAACAGTATCCGAATTCCTCTTTACTCGGAGTCAGCTAAGCTTTCTCCGAAGAGTCAGCCGTCTAAAGATAAATCTTTGGACCTTAATACCTTATGTATTCAAAACCCGACGTCGACCTTTTTTGTACGAGCTCAAGGTGAATCGATTGCCAAAGTCGATATTCAAACGGGTGACGTGTTAGTAGCGGATCGTTCATTAACGGCTCGCCATGGGGATATTGTTATTGCCTATGAGCATGGCAAGATGTCGGTCATGATATTGGAGTTAAAACCTGATGTACTGCTTCGACCTAAAAACAAAGCCTATGCGGCAAGCGCTGCTCCTGTTGTCACATCAGAAACGTCGAGCTTAGAAATATTTGGCGTTGTGACCAGTGTGGTTCGTCAGTTAGATCGTGGTTAA
- a CDS encoding YdaS family helix-turn-helix protein, producing MSAIAKVVVVVGSQTALARMLGVKQAHVWNWLHVHKRCPAKYIRRASLVTKGEVTESELLQDHERIS from the coding sequence ATGTCAGCCATTGCAAAAGTAGTCGTAGTTGTAGGAAGTCAAACGGCACTTGCTCGAATGTTAGGTGTGAAACAAGCTCATGTTTGGAACTGGTTACATGTCCATAAGCGTTGCCCTGCCAAATATATACGGCGAGCCTCGTTAGTAACTAAGGGGGAAGTAACTGAAAGTGAGCTTCTGCAAGATCATGAAAGGATATCTTGA
- a CDS encoding LexA family protein: MTIAERVKKKRTELGLTQAELAKRVGITQQSLQKIEDGRTQNPRKLISLSKEIGCDPEWLLLGTACEVRENLSSYNNGTPSQQSLLDNQRPIITALQAAAWPAHKNLSNHSEWLDSPIETSRNAFWLTVVGDSMTSVSGISIPEGYLILVEPNQNAKNGDLIVANTEGNNEVTFKKLVIDAGQIYLKPLNPNYRPIEVSKKVNIIGVVKQARALF; encoded by the coding sequence ATGACTATCGCTGAACGTGTTAAGAAAAAAAGAACAGAACTAGGACTAACTCAAGCAGAGTTAGCAAAACGTGTTGGCATTACACAGCAATCGCTGCAAAAAATCGAGGACGGCAGAACACAAAATCCTCGAAAATTAATAAGCCTATCTAAAGAGATTGGCTGTGACCCTGAGTGGTTATTACTTGGAACGGCGTGCGAAGTTAGAGAAAATCTGTCCAGTTATAACAATGGCACCCCTTCCCAGCAGTCACTATTAGATAATCAGCGACCTATTATTACCGCTTTGCAAGCAGCGGCATGGCCAGCACACAAAAATCTAAGCAATCATTCGGAATGGTTAGATTCACCTATTGAGACATCTAGAAATGCATTTTGGCTAACAGTAGTTGGCGACAGCATGACGTCGGTTTCCGGCATTAGTATTCCAGAAGGATACCTTATCCTTGTTGAACCAAATCAAAACGCCAAAAATGGTGATTTGATTGTTGCCAATACCGAAGGCAACAACGAAGTTACCTTTAAAAAGCTCGTCATAGACGCAGGTCAAATCTACTTAAAACCATTAAATCCCAATTACCGACCGATTGAAGTATCTAAAAAAGTCAATATTATTGGCGTTGTCAAACAAGCAAGAGCCCTCTTTTAA
- the csrA gene encoding carbon storage regulator CsrA translates to MLVVTRRPGEKIIIGDDTEIMVISVQGPQVRIGIKAPKDVSVHREEIYNRIQSSQAQKTDPSNQKTNTASSSL, encoded by the coding sequence ATGCTCGTAGTCACTCGACGCCCCGGCGAGAAAATCATTATCGGAGACGATACGGAAATCATGGTGATCAGTGTACAAGGCCCTCAAGTTCGCATTGGCATTAAAGCACCAAAAGATGTGAGCGTTCATCGAGAAGAAATTTATAACCGAATTCAATCCTCCCAGGCACAAAAAACGGATCCATCTAATCAAAAAACAAACACTGCGAGCTCGTCGCTGTAA
- a CDS encoding sensor domain-containing diguanylate cyclase — MSLSLSGVLFTIGNGYYSTYQLQKNLLIDVSLESNRVYAEKLAHMTESFLENAKSQLGTGAVFVAPMLERKVIQPAELQSGLDQIRNMSQGFNSVSILDRNGVILSISPKFIGLEGSRLSDSITSNFEDSSAKFIGPITGPTGTYLSFLSHPIFSKTGEYIGDLLGTIYLHENRFLDRLLSQHGYVDGSYVYVVSPQKDLIYHPLKNRIGEKVTNNEVINRVTKGQSGSLEVVNSKGVPMVTGYAYVKESGWGIVAQSPRATVLKELDRQLWLVMKQAIPMQILILTFIVGSAYFIARPLRQLAQSTTNRDRTIKIKAWFYEAYLLKKVIRKEIDFLNDKVSRFDEDRKKDALTGLMNRRAMDELVADLVAQLTPFSVIFFDIDHFKYVNDEFGHDVGDDVLKALTRIVSQKINDEGILIRSGGEEFIVILPGKKPQHAIDLAEEIRVLVAQEVIPQIARPITISLGVSNWNHTMEEGDAFKRADLAMYESKNAGRNRVTSRFY, encoded by the coding sequence GTGTCACTTTCTCTCTCTGGTGTCTTATTTACTATTGGGAATGGATATTATTCAACGTATCAATTACAAAAGAATCTTTTGATAGATGTATCACTAGAATCCAACCGAGTCTATGCGGAGAAGTTAGCCCATATGACAGAGAGTTTTTTAGAAAATGCTAAATCTCAGTTGGGCACTGGTGCTGTATTTGTCGCTCCTATGTTAGAGCGTAAAGTCATTCAACCTGCTGAATTACAATCAGGGTTAGACCAAATTAGAAATATGAGTCAAGGTTTTAATTCTGTCTCTATATTGGACCGAAATGGTGTAATTCTATCTATTTCACCAAAATTCATAGGTTTAGAAGGCAGCCGTTTAAGCGATTCTATAACCAGTAACTTTGAAGATAGCTCAGCGAAATTCATTGGTCCTATTACTGGACCCACAGGAACTTACCTCTCTTTTTTATCACACCCAATATTTAGTAAAACCGGTGAGTATATTGGTGACTTGCTGGGAACTATCTACCTTCACGAAAACCGATTTTTGGATCGTTTACTCTCACAGCATGGCTATGTGGATGGTTCTTATGTCTACGTTGTATCACCACAGAAAGACCTCATTTACCATCCATTGAAAAACCGAATAGGGGAAAAGGTAACCAATAACGAGGTTATAAATCGCGTTACAAAAGGTCAAAGTGGCTCGTTGGAAGTTGTTAATTCAAAAGGCGTTCCTATGGTCACTGGCTACGCGTATGTTAAAGAGTCAGGTTGGGGGATTGTTGCTCAAAGTCCACGAGCCACAGTCTTGAAGGAGCTAGATAGACAGCTATGGTTAGTGATGAAGCAGGCTATCCCTATGCAAATTCTTATCCTTACCTTTATTGTCGGCTCGGCTTATTTTATTGCTAGGCCCCTTCGTCAATTAGCTCAAAGTACAACAAATCGAGATAGAACGATCAAAATAAAAGCTTGGTTTTATGAAGCGTATTTACTTAAAAAAGTCATTCGGAAGGAAATCGATTTTTTGAATGATAAAGTGTCTAGGTTTGATGAAGATCGAAAAAAAGACGCTTTAACTGGTTTGATGAACCGTCGTGCAATGGATGAGCTTGTTGCAGATTTGGTTGCGCAGTTGACGCCCTTTAGTGTGATTTTCTTTGATATTGACCATTTTAAATACGTAAATGATGAGTTTGGCCATGATGTTGGCGATGACGTGCTTAAAGCTCTTACCAGAATAGTCAGTCAAAAAATAAATGATGAGGGGATTTTAATCCGTTCAGGTGGGGAGGAGTTTATAGTAATACTGCCAGGTAAAAAACCACAGCACGCGATAGACTTAGCCGAAGAAATACGCGTGCTTGTGGCGCAAGAAGTGATACCGCAAATTGCTAGACCCATTACTATTTCGCTTGGTGTTTCTAATTGGAATCATACAATGGAGGAAGGAGATGCATTCAAGCGCGCCGACCTTGCTATGTACGAGTCAAAAAACGCAGGACGTAACCGTGTTACAAGTCGTTTTTACTAA
- a CDS encoding sensor domain-containing diguanylate cyclase produces the protein MKTVPLRWLIVAPFVVLALISGVTMYLVSTITISNIANTVGIQYIKEVEGRIYDRVQDFVAPLNNIVEVNLNAFSHRPELLNNLIPIASRFYEQAAPYAQMTFISIATVDGRYLASAQDPIRRGQHNIAANFVYKALTMEGFEYDPVNAIGAKIQSDPTFSYDPRVRPFYTDAIKERGMTWSDIHPYYGYPALGIGLSAPIYNVKGALLGVTATSIALIELDQYLESLKLVDGAYIFLAEENGALIATSEQGELYRTADGVTTRANLNNHPNEIFQLASQNLEEGTQTLNIKGQEYLYYVRPITLKYGKSWLIGILIPSAYHKKVLTDYTHSTIIITLVLFVCIGLIGSLIARYIGKPIQLLNKAANDNNIKSIQVLPQPLSGIREINSLSQGLSSMADNLFDIMQNLEEKVSERTSYLQGENKHLLESSLTDELTGLYNRRGFNLAFDQVLKNVQKNKQQFTLVLCDIDHFKYINDKFGHTVGDFALVSVAMSLKKYARASIDIVVRYGGDEFALVFLNTDVAQVEKRLNSIQEECASTPVVKSEYITMSFGVVHVSEGSSISAEELIEQADKKLYQAKNDGRNKIVI, from the coding sequence ATGAAGACTGTTCCGTTACGCTGGTTGATTGTTGCCCCATTCGTAGTGCTTGCATTGATATCGGGTGTAACGATGTACTTGGTTTCCACGATAACAATATCGAATATTGCAAATACGGTGGGAATACAATATATCAAAGAGGTAGAGGGGCGTATTTATGACCGTGTGCAGGATTTCGTGGCACCGCTGAACAATATTGTTGAGGTTAATCTCAATGCTTTTTCTCACAGGCCTGAACTGCTTAATAATCTGATTCCTATCGCTAGCCGATTTTACGAGCAAGCTGCACCTTACGCGCAAATGACGTTTATTTCTATTGCAACGGTCGATGGGCGTTACCTTGCTTCAGCGCAAGACCCTATCAGAAGAGGGCAGCATAATATTGCAGCTAATTTTGTTTACAAAGCCCTCACAATGGAGGGGTTTGAATACGATCCAGTAAACGCTATTGGCGCTAAGATACAGTCCGATCCAACCTTTAGTTATGACCCTAGAGTACGGCCATTTTATACGGATGCTATAAAAGAAAGGGGAATGACGTGGAGTGACATTCATCCTTACTATGGTTATCCCGCGCTTGGTATTGGGTTGTCTGCTCCTATATACAATGTGAAAGGAGCGCTCCTAGGCGTTACCGCGACAAGCATTGCTCTGATCGAGTTGGATCAATACCTTGAATCTCTAAAACTAGTCGATGGTGCTTATATTTTTTTGGCCGAAGAAAATGGAGCACTAATTGCAACCTCGGAGCAGGGTGAACTATACAGAACCGCTGATGGTGTGACGACTCGAGCTAATCTTAATAACCATCCTAATGAAATTTTTCAGTTGGCGAGTCAGAACTTAGAAGAAGGAACGCAAACACTTAATATTAAAGGACAAGAGTATTTATATTATGTTCGACCGATAACGCTAAAATATGGAAAAAGTTGGCTGATAGGTATTTTAATTCCTAGTGCATATCATAAGAAAGTTTTAACAGATTACACCCACAGTACGATTATTATTACGCTGGTATTGTTTGTGTGCATTGGGTTAATTGGTTCATTGATTGCTCGCTATATTGGCAAGCCAATTCAGCTTCTCAATAAAGCAGCAAATGATAATAATATCAAGAGCATTCAAGTGCTACCTCAGCCTCTAAGTGGAATTCGAGAGATTAACTCTCTTAGCCAAGGGTTGAGCTCAATGGCAGATAACCTTTTTGATATAATGCAGAATTTGGAAGAAAAAGTGTCGGAAAGAACCTCTTATCTACAAGGTGAAAATAAACATTTACTAGAAAGCTCTCTAACCGATGAGCTAACGGGCTTATATAACCGCCGTGGATTCAACCTAGCATTTGATCAAGTCTTAAAGAATGTTCAGAAAAACAAACAGCAATTCACTTTAGTTTTGTGTGATATTGACCATTTTAAATACATTAATGACAAATTTGGGCATACAGTGGGTGATTTTGCTCTGGTTTCTGTTGCCATGAGCCTTAAGAAATATGCACGAGCTTCTATAGACATTGTTGTGCGCTATGGTGGTGATGAGTTTGCATTGGTGTTTCTAAATACCGATGTTGCTCAAGTGGAAAAAAGACTCAATAGCATCCAAGAAGAATGTGCTAGTACCCCAGTGGTTAAAAGCGAATATATCACGATGAGTTTTGGCGTTGTTCATGTCAGTGAGGGTTCATCTATTTCTGCGGAAGAGCTGATTGAACAAGCAGATAAGAAGCTATACCAAGCTAAGAATGATGGTAGAAATAAAATAGTCATCTAA
- a CDS encoding LysR family transcriptional regulator: protein MIRLQNIDLNLLVVFQLMYRERKTGLVAEQLGLTQPAVSNALARLRLALNDELFERTARGMRPTPFADSIAESIGYALSTLQDGLNYQERFDPLSSNRSFCINMTDLGEIYMLPRLMAYIAEHAPNISVSTVRDQGQSLKEELEMGSVDLAIGLLPQLEAGFYQRRLFDQDYVCLMRKGHPYSEGTLTLEKFSESEHIVIEAKDTGHGRVEKLLAKSGVLRVSKLKLPHFISAPYIVAKTDLIATVTEKLALQTSENLGLIVKPHPVDIPPAQINMFWHRRYHQDTGNIWFRNLVFELFSE from the coding sequence ATGATTCGCCTACAAAATATTGACTTAAACTTATTGGTTGTATTTCAACTAATGTACCGAGAACGTAAGACTGGTCTAGTTGCAGAACAGCTTGGACTAACCCAACCCGCCGTGAGTAATGCCTTAGCTAGATTAAGGCTAGCGTTGAATGATGAGTTGTTTGAACGAACAGCTCGTGGAATGAGGCCTACACCATTTGCTGACAGTATTGCTGAGTCTATTGGCTACGCATTAAGTACTCTGCAAGATGGTTTAAATTATCAAGAACGCTTCGATCCGCTTTCTAGTAATCGATCCTTTTGTATCAATATGACGGATTTAGGTGAGATCTATATGTTGCCGCGTTTGATGGCATATATTGCTGAACATGCGCCAAATATTTCAGTGAGTACTGTGAGAGACCAGGGTCAATCTCTTAAGGAAGAGTTGGAAATGGGCAGTGTGGATCTTGCAATTGGATTATTACCACAGTTAGAAGCTGGTTTTTATCAAAGACGGTTATTTGACCAAGATTACGTTTGTTTGATGCGTAAAGGGCACCCCTATTCTGAGGGAACACTCACGTTAGAAAAATTTTCTGAATCTGAGCATATTGTCATAGAAGCGAAAGATACAGGGCATGGACGAGTAGAAAAATTATTAGCAAAAAGCGGAGTTTTACGAGTCAGTAAATTGAAACTGCCACACTTCATTTCTGCACCGTATATTGTAGCAAAAACGGATCTTATCGCTACAGTGACAGAGAAGCTTGCCTTACAAACATCCGAAAATCTTGGTTTGATTGTCAAGCCACATCCCGTCGATATTCCTCCAGCACAAATCAACATGTTTTGGCACCGACGTTATCATCAAGATACCGGCAATATTTGGTTTCGCAATTTGGTTTTTGAATTATTTTCGGAGTAA
- a CDS encoding 2Fe-2S iron-sulfur cluster-binding protein yields MEILIKPTNKTITASQGSTLLEAFLENQIPISYSCLSGRCGTCRCKVIKGTVSGPSAAEGRLAQHGQFVLACQSRIETDSIIEIPEPDEIITHPTKTIKAQVVSYDILSNDVRRLKLKANKGLDYSPGQFANLSFWKDGGTRSYSMAGVTEDDTLEFHIRLIPNGRVTSKLDDNIKIGDAIKLNGPLGASYLRRKNADPMLCVATGTGLAPIISIVRGALESGMKNRIHVVFGARTEEDLYGLDYLDRLASEYKNFQYKVALDHTKPNSTYFRGLVTDAITTDFPELKNWRIYLAGAPAMVEAASLACTHRGADIEHIYADAFYPSGV; encoded by the coding sequence ATGGAAATTTTAATTAAACCCACCAATAAAACGATAACAGCCTCTCAAGGCAGCACGTTGCTAGAAGCGTTTTTGGAAAATCAAATTCCTATCTCCTATAGTTGCTTATCTGGTCGCTGTGGCACCTGCCGTTGCAAAGTAATTAAGGGCACAGTAAGCGGACCATCCGCCGCTGAGGGTCGTTTAGCACAACATGGCCAATTTGTTTTAGCCTGCCAGAGTCGTATAGAAACTGATTCCATCATTGAGATTCCTGAACCAGATGAAATCATTACGCACCCAACCAAAACAATAAAGGCTCAAGTCGTTTCTTACGACATTCTTTCCAATGACGTTCGTAGACTGAAGCTTAAAGCCAACAAGGGCCTAGACTATTCTCCTGGTCAATTCGCCAACCTCAGCTTTTGGAAAGACGGCGGTACTCGCTCTTATTCGATGGCCGGAGTAACAGAAGATGACACGCTGGAATTTCACATTCGCCTTATTCCGAATGGGCGGGTTACGTCAAAACTTGACGACAACATCAAAATCGGCGACGCCATCAAATTAAATGGCCCACTTGGTGCTTCTTACCTACGCCGTAAAAACGCCGACCCTATGCTTTGTGTTGCGACAGGTACAGGACTTGCTCCCATCATTTCAATTGTTCGTGGTGCATTAGAGTCTGGCATGAAGAACCGTATTCATGTGGTATTTGGCGCCCGCACTGAAGAAGATTTATACGGTTTAGACTATTTGGACCGTTTAGCTTCTGAATATAAAAACTTCCAATACAAAGTTGCTCTGGACCACACAAAACCTAATAGCACCTATTTCCGTGGTCTGGTTACCGATGCCATTACAACCGATTTTCCCGAGCTGAAAAACTGGCGAATTTATTTGGCAGGTGCTCCCGCGATGGTTGAGGCGGCCTCTTTGGCCTGCACTCATCGTGGTGCAGATATTGAGCATATATATGCCGATGCCTTCTACCCAAGCGGGGTTTAA
- a CDS encoding aromatic ring-hydroxylating dioxygenase subunit alpha codes for MSQENRIPVTPIWNHEDTSRIPFWAYTNEDIHKQELQKLFYKDHWCYVGLEAEIPQPGDFKRTVIGERSVIMVRHEDNSIYVVENVCAHRGMRFCREKHGNAKSFTCPYHQWNYDLEGNLQGVPFRRGVKQDGKVKGGMSKDFKTSDHGLTKLLVAVRGGVVFASFDHDIESFEDFLGPTMLSYFDRMFNGRKLTLLGYNKQRIPGNWKLMQENIKDPYHPGLLHTWFVTFGLWRADNRSELKMDKHFRHAAMISTRGSGGKDSQTTNVSSFKESMQLNDPSFLDVEVEPWWEGPTAVMMTLFPSVILQQQVNSVSTRHIQPNGHGSFDFVWTHFGYEDDTQEMTERRLRQANLFGPAGFVSADDGEVIEFSQQGFEQKPFHRSLAELGGKEIEETDHMVSETLIRGMYAYWRKVMGV; via the coding sequence ATGAGTCAGGAAAATCGCATTCCCGTGACGCCAATTTGGAACCATGAAGACACCAGTCGCATTCCATTTTGGGCCTATACAAATGAAGATATACACAAGCAGGAGCTTCAAAAACTTTTCTATAAAGACCATTGGTGCTATGTCGGACTAGAAGCCGAAATTCCACAACCGGGCGATTTTAAACGTACTGTTATTGGTGAACGCTCCGTCATCATGGTTCGCCATGAAGATAATAGTATTTATGTTGTCGAAAATGTTTGCGCCCATCGCGGCATGCGCTTTTGTCGCGAAAAACATGGCAACGCTAAAAGCTTTACCTGTCCTTATCATCAGTGGAATTACGACTTAGAAGGCAATCTTCAAGGCGTTCCTTTCCGCCGCGGAGTTAAACAAGACGGTAAAGTAAAAGGCGGTATGTCGAAAGACTTCAAAACCTCAGATCATGGTTTAACCAAACTTTTAGTCGCAGTACGAGGCGGCGTAGTTTTTGCCAGCTTCGATCACGATATAGAGTCGTTTGAAGACTTTCTTGGACCAACCATGCTGTCTTATTTCGACCGCATGTTTAATGGCCGAAAACTCACTTTATTGGGTTACAACAAACAACGTATTCCAGGCAACTGGAAGCTAATGCAAGAAAACATCAAAGACCCTTACCATCCCGGTTTATTACACACTTGGTTTGTTACTTTTGGCTTATGGCGTGCCGATAACCGTTCTGAGTTGAAAATGGATAAGCATTTTCGTCATGCCGCGATGATTTCGACTCGTGGCTCAGGTGGTAAAGACTCACAAACCACCAATGTTTCTAGCTTTAAAGAATCCATGCAACTCAATGACCCTAGCTTTTTAGATGTTGAAGTGGAGCCGTGGTGGGAAGGCCCGACAGCAGTGATGATGACACTGTTCCCAAGTGTCATTTTGCAACAACAAGTCAATAGCGTCAGTACTCGCCACATTCAACCTAATGGTCATGGCTCATTCGATTTTGTCTGGACTCATTTCGGTTACGAAGACGACACACAAGAAATGACTGAACGGCGCTTAAGACAAGCCAATCTTTTTGGTCCAGCAGGGTTTGTCTCGGCTGATGATGGGGAAGTTATTGAGTTTTCCCAACAGGGTTTTGAACAAAAACCCTTCCATAGATCACTTGCAGAACTTGGCGGCAAAGAAATAGAAGAAACCGATCATATGGTCTCCGAAACCTTAATCCGTGGCATGTATGCCTACTGGCGAAAAGTGATGGGAGTATAA
- a CDS encoding aromatic-ring-hydroxylating dioxygenase subunit beta codes for MKTDNYLKLTQFYQNYAAVVDQANWSEWLDMFVEECVYKVQARENFDRNLPMAALSLTSKGMLKDRIYGITETIFHDPYHQLHMVSSPLILSESDNGVIESQANYTVFRTKNDGIAEIYNVGRYLDRLRITEKGIQIESRLCIFDNEMILNSLIYPI; via the coding sequence ATGAAAACAGATAACTATCTAAAACTGACTCAGTTCTACCAAAACTATGCAGCGGTAGTTGACCAAGCCAATTGGAGCGAGTGGCTCGACATGTTTGTCGAAGAGTGTGTCTACAAAGTTCAGGCCCGTGAAAACTTTGATCGAAACCTGCCCATGGCGGCGCTATCACTCACAAGTAAAGGCATGTTGAAAGACCGTATTTATGGCATTACCGAAACCATCTTTCACGACCCTTACCATCAACTACATATGGTCTCATCGCCATTGATACTAAGCGAATCTGACAATGGTGTTATTGAATCTCAGGCCAATTACACCGTCTTCCGAACTAAGAACGACGGCATTGCAGAAATTTATAACGTAGGCCGTTATCTAGACCGTTTACGCATAACAGAAAAAGGGATTCAGATTGAGTCTCGGCTCTGCATCTTTGACAACGAGATGATTCTTAATTCATTGATTTACCCAATTTAA
- a CDS encoding non-heme iron oxygenase ferredoxin subunit: protein MSDNWISSISIDDIPEDDVIGVTVNGHQIAFYKVEDEIFATDNICTHGHALLSDGFLEDGEIECPLHQGRFCIKSGKAMSEPLTEDIKTYATRMEDGQVFLKFS, encoded by the coding sequence ATGAGCGACAACTGGATAAGTTCAATCAGCATTGACGATATCCCTGAAGACGATGTTATTGGAGTTACTGTAAACGGCCATCAAATAGCATTTTATAAAGTAGAGGATGAAATCTTTGCTACGGACAATATTTGCACACACGGGCACGCCCTGTTAAGTGACGGTTTTTTGGAAGATGGGGAGATTGAATGCCCACTTCATCAAGGAAGGTTTTGTATAAAAAGTGGTAAGGCCATGAGCGAGCCACTTACAGAAGACATCAAAACATACGCGACTCGAATGGAAGACGGGCAGGTTTTCCTCAAATTTAGTTAA
- a CDS encoding TAXI family TRAP transporter solute-binding subunit: MKKLLLPLITACSITLISANASAQILSIASPPQGSVWNTMSNGIANVGRSKANINLVVQPYSGNRAMMDAVNQGLAEFAINDVNDAIVAVQGVADYKGKKRSHLRVALRISPQPIGIFVRQDSGINRIEDLKGKRVASGWNAFPIGRPHMEAMLATGGLTWDDVKNIPVPDLIRAADNLSSGRLDATYFAVGGPKVAEVDASVGGVKFLPVKADQSALNAVLKIRPAFYFSEVKPAPHLVGIDKPTQMLTWDNVLIVNDKVSDENVYQLVKAILENKEALIQIFPGFKALAVNTPNKNYPGIQYHPGAVRYFKEKGLWEK, encoded by the coding sequence ATGAAAAAATTACTATTACCACTTATTACGGCCTGCTCTATCACACTGATATCAGCCAATGCATCTGCACAAATTTTGTCTATTGCCTCACCACCACAAGGCTCAGTTTGGAATACTATGAGCAACGGTATTGCCAATGTAGGACGCTCTAAAGCCAACATCAACTTAGTCGTTCAACCTTACAGCGGTAATCGAGCCATGATGGATGCCGTCAACCAAGGGCTTGCTGAATTTGCTATTAATGATGTCAACGACGCTATTGTCGCGGTACAAGGAGTAGCCGATTACAAAGGCAAAAAACGCAGTCATTTAAGAGTGGCCTTACGTATTAGCCCTCAACCCATCGGTATTTTTGTACGCCAGGACTCTGGAATCAACCGTATTGAAGACCTCAAAGGTAAACGCGTTGCTTCAGGTTGGAATGCTTTCCCAATCGGCCGCCCTCACATGGAAGCCATGCTGGCCACAGGAGGATTAACTTGGGATGACGTTAAAAACATCCCTGTTCCTGATCTCATCCGCGCCGCAGACAATCTTTCATCAGGTCGCCTTGACGCCACTTACTTTGCCGTTGGCGGACCTAAAGTAGCAGAAGTTGATGCTTCTGTGGGCGGAGTGAAGTTCTTACCCGTCAAAGCAGATCAATCGGCACTTAATGCGGTTCTTAAAATACGCCCTGCATTTTATTTTTCTGAAGTGAAACCCGCACCACACTTGGTAGGCATAGACAAACCAACCCAAATGCTGACGTGGGATAACGTATTAATCGTCAACGATAAAGTATCTGACGAAAATGTTTATCAATTAGTAAAAGCCATCCTTGAAAATAAAGAGGCTTTAATACAAATTTTTCCCGGTTTTAAAGCGCTCGCCGTCAACACGCCGAATAAAAATTACCCAGGCATTCAATATCACCCTGGTGCGGTTCGTTATTTCAAAGAAAAGGGTCTCTGGGAGAAATGA